The Streptomyces sp. NBC_00236 DNA window AAGCTCCGAAAGCGGGAGAAGTTCCCGTTGATTGTCGAGCTGGAGCCGTTGTTCGCCTGCAACCTCGCCTGCGAGGGCTGCGGGAAGATCCAGCACCCGGCCGGAGTCCTCAAGCAGCGCATGCCGGTGGCTCAGGCCGTCGGCGCCGTGCTCGAATCGGGCGCCCCGATGGTTTCCATCGCGGGCGGCGAGCCGCTGATGCATCCGCAGATCGACGAGATCGTCCGGCAGCTGGTGGCGAAGAAGAAGTACGTCTTCCTCTGCACCAACGCGATGCTGATGCGCAAGAAGCTCGAGAAGTTCACCCCGTCGCCCTACTTCGCGTTCGCCGTCCACATCGACGGGCTGCGCGAGCGTCACGACGAATCGGTCGCCAAGGAAGGGGTGTTCGACGAGGCGGTCGCGGCCATGAAGGAGGCCAAGCAGCGCGGCTTCCGCGTCACGACCAACTCGACGTTCTTCAACACCGACACACCCCAGACCATCATCGAGGTCCTCAACTTCCTCAACGACGACCTGAAGGTCGACGAGATGATGATCTCGCCCGCCTACGCCTATGAGAAGGCACCCGACCAGGAGCACTTCCTGGGTGTCGAACAGACCCGCGAGCTGTTCAAGAAGTCCTTCGCGGGCGGCAACCGGGCCAGGTGGCGCCTGAACCACTCGCCGCTCTTCCTGGACTTCCTGGAGGGCAAGGCGGACTTCCCGTGCACGGCCTGGGCCATTCCGAACTACTCCCTGTTCGGCTGGCAGCGGCCCTGCTACCTCATGAGCGATGGCTACGTGCCGACGTACCGGCAGCTCATCGAGGAGACGGACTGGGACAAGTACGGCCGCGGCAAGGACCCGCGCTGCGCCAACTGCATGGCGCACTGCGGCTACGAGCCCACCGCCGTCCTCGCCACCATGGGGTCGTTGAAGGAGTCCTTGCGCGCGGCGCGGGAGACCATCGGCGGAAACCGGTGACGTGATGACCGCGGGAGAGCCGGCACGCACCGGCTCTCCCCGTTCCGCCGGCCCGGCCCGGACGCACCGTGCGGCGCGTCCGGGCCGGGCCCGGCGGCAGTCGGTGGGAACGCGCACCGGGGGTCCCAGCCGTCATCGTGAGCCGACAACAGGACCAGAGAGGGGGCCCGGGCATGACGCTGCTGCAGTCCATCCGGGGGCCACACGATCTCAAGGCACTGAACGAACCGCAGCTCGGCGAACTCGCCGAGGACATCAGGAAGTTCCTCGTCCATGCAGTGGCCAGGACCGGTGGCCATCTCGGCCCCAACCTCGGGGTGGTGGAGCTCTCCATCGCCCTGCACCGGGTCTTCGACTCCCCGGTGGACCGGATCCTGTGGGACACCGGTCACCAGAGCTACGTACACAAGCTCCTCACCGGGCGGCAGGACTTCTCCAAGCTGCGCGGCAAGGGCGGCCTCTCCGGCTACCCCTCGCGCGCCGAGTCCGAGCACGACGTCATCGAGAACTCGCACGCCTCCACCGTGCTCGGCTGGGCCGACGGTCTCGCCAAGGCGAACGAACTCCTCGGCCGGCCCGACCACGTCGTCGCGGTCATCGGTGACGGGGCGCTCACCGGCGGGATGGCCTGGGAGGCACTGAACAACATCGCCGCCGCCGGGGACCGCCCGCTGGTCATCGTCGTCAACGACAACGAGCGCTCCTACGCCCCGACGATCGGCGGCCTCGCCAACCACCTCTCCACCCTGCGTACCACCGACGGATACGAGCGCTTCCTGTCCTGGGGCAAGGGAGTCCTCCAGCAGACACCCGTCATCGGGCAGCCGCTGTACGAGTCGCTGCACGGCGCCAAGAAGGGGTTCAAGGACACCTTCGCCCCGCAGGGCATGTTCGAGGACCTCGGCCTGAAGTACGTCGGACCGATCGACGGCCACGACACCGCTGCCGTCGAGTCCGCACTCCACCGTGCCAAACGCTTCCACGGCCCCGTGCTCGTGCACTGCATCACGGAGAAGGGCCGCGGCTACCTCCCCGCCCTCCGGGACGAGGCCGACCGGTTCCACACCGTCGGCGCGATGGACCCGCTGACCTGTGCCCCGCTCGCACCCGCTGCCGGTCCGTCCTGGACCTCCGTGTTCGGGGACGAGATCGCGGCGATCGGCGCGGAGCGGAGGGACGTCGTGGCCCTCACGGCGGCCATGCTGCATCCCGTCGGGCTGACGAAGTTCGCCGAGGCGTTTCCCGACCGGGTCTGGGACGTCGGGATCGCCGAGCAGCACGCGACGGTCTCGGCCGCCGGACTGGCGACCGGGGGACTGCACCCGGTCGTCGCCGTGTACGCCACCTTCCTCAACCGGGCCTTCGACCAGCTGCTGATGGACGTCGCCCTGCACCGGTGCGGCGTCACGTTCGTGCTCGACCGGGCCGGGGTCACCGGGCCCGACGGGGCCTCCCACAACGGCATGTGGGACATGTCCGTCCTCCAGGTCGTGCCGGGCCTCAGGATCGCCGCGCCGCGCGACGCCGACCGGCTGCGCGCCGCACTGCGCGAGGCCGTCGACGTCGACGACGCACCGACCCTGATCCGGTTCCCCAAGGAATCGGTGGGGGAGCCGGTCCCCGCGATCGGCACCATCGGCGGCATGGACGTCCTGCACGGCGCACAGGACGCCGACGTGCTGCTGGTCGCGGTCGGCGTGATGGCGCCGGTCTGCCTGCAGGCCGCCGATCTGCTGACGGGCGCCCGCATCCGCTGCACGGTGGTCGACCCCCGCTGGGTGAAGCCGGTCGACGAACACCTTGCGCCGCTTGCCGCACAGCACCGCCTCGTCGCCGTCGTCGAGGACAACAGCCGTGCCGGAGGCGTCGGCTGGGCCGTGGGGCAGGCGCTGCGGGACGCCGGGGTCGACGTACCGCTGCGGACGTTCGGGATTCCCGACCAGTTCCTCGCCCATGGGAAACGGGCCGAGATCCTGGCCGACATCGGGCTCACACCGGTCGAGATCGCGGGCCGGATCAGCGCCGCGCTGGCCACCGGGGACACGGCCGCCGGCAGGGGACACCACGCCCGGGGCAACGGGCACAAGGAGAGCGGGGCATGAAGGACGACGGGCCCAAGGGCTTCGATGTGGCGCGGCTCCTCGCGGAGCGCGGCGCCGAACGCTACGAGCTGCACACCAAGTACCTCAACCACCAGCTCCCGCGCATGCTGCACACCATCGGCTTCGACAAGGTCTACGAACGGGCCGAGGGCGCGCACTTCTGGGACGCGGACGGCAACGACTACCTGGACATGCTCGCCGGTTTCGGGGTGATGGGGCTCGGCCGGCACCACCCCGTCGTACGCAAGGCGCTGCACGACGTCCTGGACGCCTCGCTGGCCGACCTCACCCGCTTCGACTGCCAGCCGCTGCCGGGACTGCTGGCCGAGAAGCTGCTCACGCACAGTCCGCACCTGGACCGGGTCTTCTTCGGCAACAGCGGCACGGAGGCGGTGGAGACGGCCCTCAAGTTCGCCCGGTACGCCACCGGCAAACCGAGGATCCTGTACTGCACGCACGCCTTCCACGGGCTCACCACCGGCTCGCTCTCCGTCAACGGCGAGGCCGGTTTCCGGGACGGCTTCGCCCCGCTGCTGCCCGACACCGCCATCGAGCTCGGTGACCTCGACGCCCTGCGCCGCGAGCTGAAGCGCGGCGACGTGGCGGGTCTCGTCGTCGAACCGATCCAGGGCAAGGGCGTGCACGCCTCGCCGCCCGGCTTCCTGCGCCAGGCCCAGGAACTGCTGCACAAGCACAAGGCCCTGCTCATCGCGGACGAGGTGCAGACCGGCCTGGGCAGGACCGGGGACTTCTACGCGTACCAGCACGAGGAGGGCGTGGAACCCGACCTGGTGTGCGTCGCCAAGGCGCTCTCCGGCGGCTACGTGCCCGTCGGGGCGACCCTCGGCAAGGACTGGATCTTCAAACGCGTCTACTCGTCGATGGACCGGGTCCTGGTCCACTCCGCGAGCTTCGGTTCCAACGCCCAGGCGATGGCGGCCGGACTCGCGGTCCTCGCCGTGATGGAGGACGAGGAGACGGTGGCGAACGCGCGCCGCACCGGTGACCTGCTCCGCGATCGGCTGGCCGCGCTCGTCGGGCAGTACGAGCTGCTGCACGAGGTGCGGGGGCGCGGGCTGATGATCGGCATCGAGTTCGGCCGGCCGTCCTCGCTGAAACTGCGCAGCCGCTGGACCATGCTGCAGGCGGCCCGCAAGGGACTGTTCGCGCAGATGGTGGTGGTGCCGCTGCTCCAGAAGCACCGGATCCTGACGCAGGTCTCCGGCGACCACCTCGAAGTGATCAAGCTGATTCCGCCGTTGGTGATCGACGAGGCGGACGTGGACCGCTTTGTGGCCGCGTTCACGGCGGTGATGGACGACGCACACAGTGGCGGCGGACTGATGTGGGACTTCGGGCGGACCCTGGTGAAGCAGGCCGTCGCCAACCGCTGACCCGCCCGATGGGCCGGCCCCTTCAAAGATTGCCTCGGAGGCAAGAAATTTGCCTCCGAGGAAAGGTCCTGGCCCAATGGAGACATGAATCCTCCAGAAGGCGGGGCGGCCGACGAGCTGCCCGGGGTCGCACCACGCCTGCGCGAGCTGCGCCGCAGCCGTGGTCTCACCCTGGAGACCGCCGCCCAACGGGCCGGACTCTCGCCCGCCCACCTGTCCCGGCTCGAAACGGGCCGGCGCCAGCCCTCGCTGCCGATGCTGCTCGGGCTCGCCAGGATCTACGGTACGACGGTCTCCGAGCTGCTCGGCGAGATCCCCCCGGAACGTGACGCGATCGTCCGGGGCCGCAGGTTCGAGGGCGCCGAGGCCGACGGCTGGATGTACCAGCAGGCCGGCGGCCCGGGCCGGGCGATGCAGGCCCTGCGCGTCCGGGTCCCTTACGGCGCCCAGGGGGACCTGGTGCGCGTGCACCCCGGCGAGGAGTGGCTCTACGTCCTGGCCGGGCACCTCAGGGTGACCCTCGGCGAGACGGTCCATGACCTCGCCCCGGGCGACAGCGCGCACTTCGATTCGCTCACTCCGCACCGGATCGCGGCCCTCGACCGTGACGGTGCCGAGCTGCTCTTCGTCCACACCCTGCTGCAGAGCCCCGCTGCCGAGCTGTGTCTCGGCAGCGGGATCCACCGTCGCTGAGGCGCTGTCGTCGCCACCGGCCAGCCGGTCGCCAGAGAGGACCTGTCATGTCCGATTCCGAGAACTACGACCCGCTCGGCCCGGGCCGGCCCAAGAACTACGACCCGCAGGAGAAGAAGATGCCCCGCGGGCTCGTCATCAGGCTCTTCGCCTACCTGGTGGCCGGGCACGTCATCGCCGGCTTCCTCTATCTGTTGTTCGCCGTGGGGATGCACAACCAGTAGGCGGGCGGACGGGCGAGTCGGGCAGCCGCCGGGCGGGCAGGCGTGGACGCGGGCTGACCGCCCGGGCGGTCAGCCCGCGTCGAGCAGGCGCTCGCGCAGCCGCTCCCGCGTCTCCTGGCTGATCCTGAGGCCTTCGGCGAGATAGCGGTCGGTGCCGCCCCAGGTCTCGTCGATGGTGGTGAAGGCGGCGGCGAGATAGTCGGGGTGGGCGCCGAAGAGGGGATTGAGCAGCTCCATCACCTCGGGCGACATCCCGGCGGCGGAGGTGTCGCTGCGGCGGACCTTGTAGCGGCGGTGCGCGTCGTTGGACTTGAGGTAGTCGGCCTCGATGGCCTCGCGCTCGACGCCGACGGCCAGCAGGGACACCGCGATGGAGAGACCCGCGCGGTCCTTGCCCGCGGCGCAGTGCATCAGGGCGGGCACGCTGTCCTCGGCCAGGGCGTGCAGGACCCGGCTGTGCTCTGCCGTGCGGTCCAGGATGATCCGGCGGTAGGAAGCGACCATGCGGTGGGTCCCCTTGCCGTCGGCCAGGATCGACCGCAGCTCGTTCATGTTGCCGTCGCGCACCATCCGCCAGAACTCCGCGCCGTCCGCCGGGTCGCTGAGCGGGATGTTCACATTGCGCACGCCCGGCAGTTCCACGTCCAGGCCGTCGAGCTTGTGGTCGGCGCCGTTGCGGAAGTCGAAGACGGTGTGCAGACCGAGACCGGTGAGGAACGCGGTGTCCTCGGCCGTGGCGTGTGCCAGGTGACCACTGCGGTAGAGCCGCCCGTACCGCACCCGGCGGCCGTCCGAGGTGGGCAGGCCGCCCACGTCACGGAAATTGCGGACACCCGCCAGCTCGGGCTCCGTCGACGGGGTCTGCGGCAGCTGCTGCGTCACGGTCACTCCTGGGGGCTCTGCCGCCGGCGCGTGTCGCCCGCGGGTCCACTCTCGTGACGATACGACATTGATTCCTCAGGCAATCATCTTGGTCGTACCCGCACTTCGGGCCCCTGTGGCAGTCCGCCGGGCGGATCTCTCCGCACGGCCGCGCGGCCCTGGATCCACGCGGACGATGCGACGGAGCGGAAGCGATGGGCATGACATGTCCGTATTAGGGCTTTAGTCGAACATGCCCTACTTCTACGGTAGATGATCGCCCTCTCGTGAGCGGGATCATATCCGTGACGGTGTGTGGCGGCGGGGCCGCTGGGTATTCCGTGCGCGGCGCGGAAATCCAAGATCCGTAATCCACGGAGTGTGACCGGAATTCCTCGCCGAATTTCCGGCACGGAATCCCGCACGGAACCCGTGGCTTGTTTCCGCCGTCCCGGCTCGCTTACGTTCGCTGCAATCCGGACGGACCGCCTAATCCTGCCGCCGCCCGGAATTCGCACCCACTCACCGCGTGGCAGGAGCGGGGGAACCAGGTAAGCCGCCGGCCGGGAAACCGGACGGCTCGGGGTGAAGTCGCGCCAGCCGCGACCGGACATCTCCAGTCCGAACCCGACAGCTCACCTCGCAGGCGCCGGAGAGGAAAACCTTCATGCCCATATCGGGTAAGCACCGTCGTCCCAAGTCCAGCACCATTGCCCGTGGCGTCGTCGCCGCGAGCGCCGGCGGAGCCGTCATCGCGCTTCCGCTGCTCGGCGCCACCGGTGCCCACGCCGCGGAGCAGTCCGCTCCGGTCACCTCGAAGTCGGCCGCCGCTCACACCACCCCGGCCAAGCCGGTCGCGAAGAAGCAGGCCGGCGCCACCTCCTACACCGTGGTCTCCGGCGACTACCTGTCGAAGATCGCTGCCGAGCACAAGCTCAAGGGTGGCTGGGAGAAGCTGTACCAGGACAACCGCAAGGTCGTCGGCGACGACCCGAGCCTGATCTTCCCGGGCATGAAGCTGACCCTCGGCGGCAAGGCCTGGGGCCACGCCTCGACCACCTCCACGGGCACCACCACCCCGTCGAAGGCCCCCTCCAAGGCCCCGGCCAAGACCGAGACGAAGGCCTCCACGGCCTCCGACTCGTCCTCCTCCGACGACTCGTCGTCCAAGGAGACCTCGGCGCCGGCCACCCAGAGCAACGACTCCGGTTACGTCCACCCGGTCCCGGGCAACCACACCACCGCGTACCGCGCCTCCGGTGCCAACTGGTCCAGCGGCAGCCACACCGGCATCGACTTCCCCGTGTCCACCGGCACGAGCGTGAAGGCGATCACCTCCGGCACCGTCGTCACCGCCGGCTGGGGCGGCGCGTACGGCAACGAGGTCGTCATCAAGCACGCCGACGGCCACTACTCGCAGTACGGCCACATGTCCTCGCTCTCCGTCTCGGCCGGCCAGACCGTGACCGC harbors:
- a CDS encoding aspartate aminotransferase family protein; its protein translation is MKDDGPKGFDVARLLAERGAERYELHTKYLNHQLPRMLHTIGFDKVYERAEGAHFWDADGNDYLDMLAGFGVMGLGRHHPVVRKALHDVLDASLADLTRFDCQPLPGLLAEKLLTHSPHLDRVFFGNSGTEAVETALKFARYATGKPRILYCTHAFHGLTTGSLSVNGEAGFRDGFAPLLPDTAIELGDLDALRRELKRGDVAGLVVEPIQGKGVHASPPGFLRQAQELLHKHKALLIADEVQTGLGRTGDFYAYQHEEGVEPDLVCVAKALSGGYVPVGATLGKDWIFKRVYSSMDRVLVHSASFGSNAQAMAAGLAVLAVMEDEETVANARRTGDLLRDRLAALVGQYELLHEVRGRGLMIGIEFGRPSSLKLRSRWTMLQAARKGLFAQMVVVPLLQKHRILTQVSGDHLEVIKLIPPLVIDEADVDRFVAAFTAVMDDAHSGGGLMWDFGRTLVKQAVANR
- a CDS encoding M23 family metallopeptidase, yielding MPISGKHRRPKSSTIARGVVAASAGGAVIALPLLGATGAHAAEQSAPVTSKSAAAHTTPAKPVAKKQAGATSYTVVSGDYLSKIAAEHKLKGGWEKLYQDNRKVVGDDPSLIFPGMKLTLGGKAWGHASTTSTGTTTPSKAPSKAPAKTETKASTASDSSSSDDSSSKETSAPATQSNDSGYVHPVPGNHTTAYRASGANWSSGSHTGIDFPVSTGTSVKAITSGTVVTAGWGGAYGNEVVIKHADGHYSQYGHMSSLSVSAGQTVTAGQQVGLSGSTGNATGPHLHFEVRTGPAYGSDIDPIAYLASHGINV
- a CDS encoding DUF6126 family protein, whose translation is MSDSENYDPLGPGRPKNYDPQEKKMPRGLVIRLFAYLVAGHVIAGFLYLLFAVGMHNQ
- a CDS encoding helix-turn-helix domain-containing protein, encoding MNPPEGGAADELPGVAPRLRELRRSRGLTLETAAQRAGLSPAHLSRLETGRRQPSLPMLLGLARIYGTTVSELLGEIPPERDAIVRGRRFEGAEADGWMYQQAGGPGRAMQALRVRVPYGAQGDLVRVHPGEEWLYVLAGHLRVTLGETVHDLAPGDSAHFDSLTPHRIAALDRDGAELLFVHTLLQSPAAELCLGSGIHRR
- a CDS encoding tyrosine-protein phosphatase, with product MTQQLPQTPSTEPELAGVRNFRDVGGLPTSDGRRVRYGRLYRSGHLAHATAEDTAFLTGLGLHTVFDFRNGADHKLDGLDVELPGVRNVNIPLSDPADGAEFWRMVRDGNMNELRSILADGKGTHRMVASYRRIILDRTAEHSRVLHALAEDSVPALMHCAAGKDRAGLSIAVSLLAVGVEREAIEADYLKSNDAHRRYKVRRSDTSAAGMSPEVMELLNPLFGAHPDYLAAAFTTIDETWGGTDRYLAEGLRISQETRERLRERLLDAG
- the hpnH gene encoding adenosyl-hopene transferase HpnH; translation: MAMPLRQSIKVATYLIEQKLRKREKFPLIVELEPLFACNLACEGCGKIQHPAGVLKQRMPVAQAVGAVLESGAPMVSIAGGEPLMHPQIDEIVRQLVAKKKYVFLCTNAMLMRKKLEKFTPSPYFAFAVHIDGLRERHDESVAKEGVFDEAVAAMKEAKQRGFRVTTNSTFFNTDTPQTIIEVLNFLNDDLKVDEMMISPAYAYEKAPDQEHFLGVEQTRELFKKSFAGGNRARWRLNHSPLFLDFLEGKADFPCTAWAIPNYSLFGWQRPCYLMSDGYVPTYRQLIEETDWDKYGRGKDPRCANCMAHCGYEPTAVLATMGSLKESLRAARETIGGNR
- the dxs gene encoding 1-deoxy-D-xylulose-5-phosphate synthase; this encodes MTLLQSIRGPHDLKALNEPQLGELAEDIRKFLVHAVARTGGHLGPNLGVVELSIALHRVFDSPVDRILWDTGHQSYVHKLLTGRQDFSKLRGKGGLSGYPSRAESEHDVIENSHASTVLGWADGLAKANELLGRPDHVVAVIGDGALTGGMAWEALNNIAAAGDRPLVIVVNDNERSYAPTIGGLANHLSTLRTTDGYERFLSWGKGVLQQTPVIGQPLYESLHGAKKGFKDTFAPQGMFEDLGLKYVGPIDGHDTAAVESALHRAKRFHGPVLVHCITEKGRGYLPALRDEADRFHTVGAMDPLTCAPLAPAAGPSWTSVFGDEIAAIGAERRDVVALTAAMLHPVGLTKFAEAFPDRVWDVGIAEQHATVSAAGLATGGLHPVVAVYATFLNRAFDQLLMDVALHRCGVTFVLDRAGVTGPDGASHNGMWDMSVLQVVPGLRIAAPRDADRLRAALREAVDVDDAPTLIRFPKESVGEPVPAIGTIGGMDVLHGAQDADVLLVAVGVMAPVCLQAADLLTGARIRCTVVDPRWVKPVDEHLAPLAAQHRLVAVVEDNSRAGGVGWAVGQALRDAGVDVPLRTFGIPDQFLAHGKRAEILADIGLTPVEIAGRISAALATGDTAAGRGHHARGNGHKESGA